A region from the Clostridium beijerinckii genome encodes:
- a CDS encoding dUTP diphosphatase — MEKYILKIKKINDKAVIPNYAHEGDAGLDLYAVQELTLNPGERGLVHTGIQIELPKNTEAQIRPRSGLALKSGITTLNSPGTIDEGYRGEIGVILINHSNEIFKVEQGMKIAQMVIKPVFKVNIIETSELSDSERNDKGFGSSGTR; from the coding sequence ATGGAAAAGTATATATTAAAAATAAAGAAAATTAATGATAAGGCTGTAATACCTAATTATGCTCATGAAGGAGATGCAGGATTAGATTTATATGCAGTACAAGAACTGACTTTAAATCCAGGGGAAAGAGGCTTAGTACATACAGGAATACAGATAGAGTTACCTAAAAATACAGAGGCTCAAATAAGACCAAGAAGTGGTTTAGCATTAAAAAGTGGAATAACTACATTGAACTCACCAGGAACTATAGATGAAGGATACAGAGGGGAAATTGGAGTTATTTTAATCAACCACAGTAATGAAATTTTTAAAGTAGAACAAGGAATGAAAATTGCTCAAATGGTAATAAAGCCTGTATTTAAAGTTAACATAATAGAAACATCAGAATTATCAGATAGTGAAAGAAACGATAAGGGATTCGGATCTTCAGGAACAAGATAA
- a CDS encoding SAM-dependent methyltransferase yields the protein MENMSYWKEVWERKGNGNTKSLEELDGYEDTSADVKEIARQIVKELDIKETDKVLEVACGAGGLAQYIKCGEYVGVDYSTSLVKKHIELLNNSVLHGEANDLIFKDKTFDKVICFGAFHYFPNQEYAKQAIAELKRVAKEAIFIGDLPLTSHRDEHLLYDKKDFIDWKIMDGYYNPCRFNVSLKLI from the coding sequence ATGGAAAACATGTCTTATTGGAAAGAAGTTTGGGAGAGAAAAGGAAATGGTAATACTAAATCCTTGGAAGAATTGGATGGTTATGAAGATACTTCTGCCGATGTAAAAGAAATAGCAAGACAAATTGTTAAAGAATTAGATATTAAAGAAACTGATAAAGTATTAGAAGTAGCTTGTGGTGCTGGCGGATTAGCTCAATATATAAAATGTGGTGAATATGTTGGGGTTGATTATTCTACTTCCCTTGTAAAAAAACACATAGAGCTACTTAACAATTCCGTTTTACATGGCGAAGCAAATGATTTGATTTTTAAAGATAAAACCTTTGATAAAGTAATTTGCTTCGGAGCATTTCATTATTTTCCAAATCAAGAGTATGCAAAACAAGCAATTGCTGAATTAAAAAGAGTTGCTAAGGAAGCAATATTTATTGGAGATTTACCACTAACTTCACATAGAGATGAACATTTACTTTATGATAAAAAAGATTTCATCGATTGGAAAATCATGGATGGATACTATAATCCATGTAGATTCAATGTTTCTCTAAAATTGATTTAA
- a CDS encoding tryptophan transporter yields the protein MNTKRMITNAILIAIGAILHQLTPLLGVPMQPDLSLAILFIIIVYNKDYKTTLICAIIVGVFAALTTKTPGGQLPNIIDKFITSNIMYLVLIPLRENLSKLKQISILLPIGTLISGTIFITVLMMLGGIPFDKLSLLFTTVVIPTAVLNVIVGIILFKVIEKSVAITGAYAVEQ from the coding sequence ATGAATACTAAAAGAATGATTACAAATGCAATTTTAATAGCAATAGGGGCAATTTTACATCAACTTACACCTCTACTTGGGGTACCAATGCAACCAGATTTATCATTAGCAATTCTATTTATAATAATAGTATATAATAAAGATTATAAAACTACATTAATATGTGCAATTATAGTAGGTGTATTTGCAGCACTAACGACTAAAACGCCAGGTGGTCAATTACCTAATATAATAGATAAATTTATAACTTCTAATATTATGTATTTAGTTTTAATTCCATTAAGAGAAAATTTGAGCAAATTGAAACAAATTAGTATTTTACTACCAATAGGAACATTGATTAGTGGAACTATTTTCATAACAGTATTAATGATGCTTGGTGGAATACCATTTGATAAATTAAGTCTTTTATTTACGACTGTAGTTATACCAACAGCAGTATTAAATGTAATAGTAGGTATTATATTATTTAAGGTTATAGAAAAATCAGTAGCAATTACTGGTGCTTATGCAGTGGAACAATAG
- a CDS encoding polysaccharide deacetylase gives MNLKFLKKYIPIILIIITIINYQAINTITVDASEQKIIYLTFDDGPAGKVTKNILDILKKDSVPATFFVIGSQIKGQENLIKRMYDEGHSVGLHSMSHKKICLYSSDESFLKEMLDTQETINSIVGFKPTILRFPFGCNNNYYRISESMVNLLHKNNLKIYDWNTDSGDGANPNSNPSVFIKNSKSNKDSVFLLMHCAYMSKNSVKALPDIIKYYKDNGYEFKVIDENTPEEFHFIKK, from the coding sequence ATGAATTTAAAATTTCTTAAAAAATATATTCCAATTATTCTAATCATAATTACAATAATTAATTACCAAGCAATTAATACTATTACTGTTGATGCTAGTGAACAAAAAATAATATATTTGACTTTTGATGATGGTCCTGCTGGAAAAGTAACTAAAAATATATTAGATATACTAAAAAAAGATTCTGTTCCTGCAACATTTTTTGTAATCGGAAGCCAAATTAAAGGTCAGGAAAATTTAATAAAAAGAATGTATGATGAAGGTCATTCTGTTGGTCTTCATAGTATGAGTCATAAAAAAATTTGTCTTTATTCTTCTGATGAATCATTCTTAAAAGAAATGCTTGATACCCAAGAAACAATAAATTCTATAGTTGGTTTTAAACCCACCATATTAAGATTTCCTTTTGGTTGCAATAATAATTATTATAGAATTTCTGAGTCCATGGTTAATTTACTTCATAAAAATAATTTAAAGATTTATGATTGGAACACTGATAGTGGTGATGGTGCAAATCCTAACTCTAATCCTAGTGTATTTATTAAAAATTCTAAAAGTAATAAAGATTCTGTATTCTTGCTAATGCATTGTGCATATATGAGTAAAAATTCTGTTAAAGCTCTGCCTGATATAATTAAATATTATAAAGATAATGGATATGAATTTAAAGTGATTGATGAAAATACCCCTGAAGAATTTCACTTCATAAAAAAATAA